One window of the Shewanella khirikhana genome contains the following:
- the xni gene encoding flap endonuclease Xni translates to MNRLLIIDGLNLTRRIHAALPDEADMDSLYERVTQACRKLLRGHNPSHCAIVWDGDAISWRKHLYEDYKKGRKPMPEALAKGLDGLKTALAEIQVHSVNAESEADDVIATLACKLAANGGEAIIVSTDKGLLQLMSPHIRQWDHFSQQFIDIEAFEAKLGIERHQLLDYIALCGDSGNKIPGIPGIGPKSASELLRTYRSLANLYHSLGTLGSRQANKLRDGRDMARLSYKLARLQTELPLNLKLSELRVVQ, encoded by the coding sequence ATGAACCGACTGCTGATAATCGATGGCCTGAACCTGACCAGACGCATCCATGCGGCTTTGCCTGACGAAGCCGACATGGACAGCCTCTACGAGCGGGTCACCCAGGCCTGCCGTAAATTGCTGCGTGGCCATAATCCAAGCCACTGCGCCATTGTCTGGGATGGTGATGCCATCTCCTGGCGCAAACACCTTTATGAAGACTACAAAAAAGGCCGTAAACCCATGCCAGAAGCCCTTGCCAAGGGGCTTGATGGGCTGAAAACTGCGCTGGCAGAGATCCAGGTACACTCGGTCAATGCCGAGTCAGAAGCGGACGATGTCATCGCCACCCTCGCCTGCAAGCTGGCGGCCAACGGCGGTGAGGCGATAATTGTCTCTACCGATAAGGGGTTACTGCAACTTATGTCGCCCCACATTCGCCAGTGGGATCATTTTTCCCAGCAGTTTATCGATATTGAAGCCTTCGAGGCCAAGCTCGGTATCGAGCGTCACCAATTGCTTGATTACATTGCCCTATGCGGTGACAGCGGCAACAAAATCCCCGGCATTCCCGGCATAGGCCCCAAATCCGCCAGCGAGCTATTGCGTACCTATCGCAGCCTGGCAAACCTTTACCACTCACTTGGCACCCTTGGCAGCCGTCAGGCCAACAAACTCAGGGACGGCCGCGATATGGCCCGTCTGAGCTACAAACTGGCCCGCCTGCAAACCGAGTTACCGCTGAATCTCAAACTCAGCGAACTCAGGGTGGTGCAATAG
- a CDS encoding DUF3192 domain-containing protein yields the protein MKGKAPVVIGSVFAAYLAFVGVVAIGYEPTPENMDWEDRQVFNNKALAELVIGQDIASVRQLLGAPDFNEAKSVNDTALQVLFYRTHHEKSDGVTTKDECTPLLFKNNQLIAWGSDTYKQYLSETPAGI from the coding sequence ATGAAAGGAAAAGCTCCTGTGGTCATTGGCTCGGTATTTGCCGCTTACCTGGCCTTTGTGGGAGTGGTAGCCATTGGCTACGAGCCCACCCCGGAAAACATGGACTGGGAAGACAGACAGGTTTTCAACAATAAAGCCCTGGCTGAACTGGTGATTGGGCAGGACATCGCCTCGGTAAGACAACTGCTGGGCGCACCTGACTTCAATGAGGCCAAGTCGGTCAACGACACCGCGCTGCAGGTCCTGTTTTACCGCACTCACCATGAGAAGTCAGACGGGGTAACCACCAAGGATGAATGCACCCCATTGCTTTTTAAAAACAATCAGTTGATTGCCTGGGGCTCAGACACCTACAAACAATACCTGAGCGAAACACCAGCCGGTATTTAA
- a CDS encoding prolyl oligopeptidase family serine peptidase: MAASPGKMTLQDIMQFESLKKPVLADNGKLLAVEVAPDRGDSRTLIKGTNGKPELSIAGASDPVVSADGRYVAMKLEPSLLAKETSDAKAKKKLKAGMVLVEVASGKEQRFERVKDFAFDDSGKVLAIWFEPEDEKKDKEKDDDKVGDTAKGEANSKAPEQTVKADEAKKPKIDKADKGSALTLLALASGKQAEFNDVTAYAFDKQGNTAAVLINDIANTTHRLMAVSLSSLDTSARFESASEQLGALALSPDGSQIAFSAGSADTRIDERAYRLGLIDATGKVTFAAHPQSWQLNRYSSMSFSKDGERIFFGTVPEVSKVLSLKAFKTEADLLDEAVIRDSRGLKLWHGDDPRIKPHEIKTFDKLKKHTLTAVWHLGQNKVVQLATPEVPEVDTLEFGRFVMAKSSEPYLKEITWAGFFSDFYLVDTLDGERHLIAKRQPSNSEPVVSPNGRFAAFFREGQVQLWDAQSGKHRSLTASLNVPFADEDHDYPSEAPGYGFGPWLADESALLVYDKFDIWQLATQEGTAALKLTDGRKDGISYRVEGLYQAKDELPATLKAGQTLLLQGYNERTKADGFYRAQVGKSGVKTQLAKDEKLHVLARAKDANTVIFSRERFDKYPDLYSADVNDIGDFERLTRLDGQRDKFAWSKAELVHWTNTDGKPLDGVLIKPAGYQSGKRYPVLVYFYRFMSDRLHAFPDMRINHRPNFAWYADQGYAVFLPDIRFEIGYPGNSSVQALTSGVQKLIEMGIADPKAVGIQGHSWGGYQTAFAVTQTNIFAAAITGAPVGNMTSAYSGIRHGTGLARQFQYETGQSRIGESLMQAPLKYVENSPVFYADRIKTPMMIMFGDKDDAVPWEQGVELYLAMRRAGKDVVLLQYEGEPHHLKQYGNKLDYSVRMKEYFDHYLKGVPAPEWLKQGEPYREYDKAD; this comes from the coding sequence CATCAGATCCTGTGGTCAGCGCCGATGGCCGTTATGTGGCCATGAAGCTCGAGCCAAGCCTGCTTGCCAAAGAAACCAGCGATGCCAAAGCCAAAAAGAAGCTCAAGGCAGGCATGGTGCTGGTGGAGGTCGCTTCCGGCAAAGAGCAGCGCTTCGAGCGGGTGAAAGACTTTGCCTTTGACGACAGCGGCAAGGTGCTGGCCATCTGGTTTGAGCCAGAGGATGAGAAAAAAGACAAAGAAAAGGACGATGACAAAGTAGGTGACACCGCCAAGGGCGAAGCCAACAGCAAGGCACCTGAGCAAACGGTCAAGGCCGACGAGGCCAAAAAGCCAAAAATCGACAAGGCCGATAAGGGCAGCGCATTAACCCTGCTGGCACTGGCCTCCGGTAAACAGGCCGAATTTAACGATGTCACTGCCTATGCGTTTGATAAGCAAGGGAACACTGCTGCGGTCCTTATCAATGATATTGCCAACACTACCCACAGGTTGATGGCAGTATCCTTAAGCTCACTGGACACAAGCGCCCGCTTCGAGTCGGCCAGCGAACAGCTTGGCGCCCTGGCACTGAGTCCGGATGGCAGCCAGATTGCTTTCAGCGCCGGCAGCGCCGATACCCGTATCGATGAGCGTGCCTATCGTCTCGGTCTGATTGACGCCACCGGCAAGGTGACCTTTGCCGCGCATCCACAAAGCTGGCAGCTCAATCGTTACTCCAGCATGTCGTTCTCGAAAGATGGCGAACGAATTTTCTTTGGTACTGTGCCCGAAGTCAGCAAGGTGTTGTCACTCAAGGCCTTTAAAACTGAAGCCGACTTGCTGGATGAGGCGGTTATCCGCGACAGCCGTGGCCTGAAGCTGTGGCATGGGGACGATCCGCGCATTAAGCCCCACGAAATCAAAACCTTCGATAAGCTGAAAAAGCACACCCTGACGGCGGTGTGGCACCTTGGCCAGAACAAGGTGGTACAGCTGGCGACCCCAGAGGTGCCGGAAGTCGATACCCTGGAGTTTGGCCGTTTTGTGATGGCAAAATCCAGTGAACCCTACCTGAAGGAAATCACCTGGGCAGGCTTTTTCAGTGATTTCTATCTGGTTGATACCCTGGATGGCGAGCGCCACCTGATAGCCAAACGTCAGCCATCGAACAGCGAGCCTGTGGTGTCGCCAAATGGCCGCTTCGCCGCGTTCTTCCGCGAAGGACAGGTGCAGCTGTGGGATGCGCAAAGCGGCAAGCATAGAAGCTTAACTGCTTCGCTGAACGTGCCTTTTGCCGATGAAGACCATGATTATCCATCTGAGGCGCCTGGTTACGGTTTTGGCCCCTGGCTTGCCGATGAGTCCGCGCTGCTGGTGTACGACAAGTTTGATATCTGGCAGCTTGCTACTCAGGAGGGCACTGCGGCGCTTAAGCTTACCGATGGCCGCAAAGACGGCATCAGCTACCGGGTTGAAGGTCTCTATCAAGCCAAAGATGAGCTGCCGGCCACGCTGAAAGCAGGCCAAACCCTGTTGCTGCAAGGCTACAACGAGCGCACCAAGGCTGACGGTTTCTACCGTGCCCAGGTGGGCAAGAGCGGCGTGAAGACGCAGCTTGCCAAGGATGAAAAACTGCATGTGTTGGCCCGTGCCAAAGATGCCAATACCGTGATTTTCAGCCGTGAGCGCTTTGATAAGTATCCAGATCTTTACAGCGCCGATGTGAACGATATTGGCGATTTCGAGCGTCTGACCCGCCTCGATGGCCAGCGTGACAAGTTCGCCTGGAGCAAGGCTGAGTTGGTGCACTGGACCAATACCGATGGCAAGCCACTCGATGGGGTGCTGATAAAACCCGCAGGTTACCAGAGCGGTAAGCGTTATCCGGTGCTGGTGTACTTCTATCGCTTTATGAGCGATCGTTTGCATGCGTTTCCGGACATGCGCATCAACCACAGACCTAACTTCGCCTGGTATGCAGATCAAGGCTACGCGGTGTTCCTGCCAGACATTCGCTTCGAGATTGGTTACCCGGGCAACAGTTCGGTGCAGGCACTCACTTCCGGGGTGCAGAAGCTGATTGAGATGGGCATTGCCGATCCCAAGGCTGTGGGCATTCAGGGCCACTCCTGGGGTGGCTATCAAACGGCCTTTGCGGTGACCCAGACCAATATCTTTGCCGCAGCCATTACCGGCGCCCCGGTGGGCAACATGACCAGCGCCTACAGCGGGATCCGCCATGGCACCGGCCTTGCCCGCCAGTTCCAGTACGAAACCGGCCAGAGCCGCATTGGCGAGAGCCTGATGCAGGCGCCGCTCAAGTACGTTGAAAACTCACCGGTGTTTTATGCCGACCGGATCAAGACGCCCATGATGATCATGTTTGGCGACAAAGACGATGCGGTGCCCTGGGAGCAAGGTGTTGAGCTGTATCTGGCCATGCGCCGTGCCGGCAAGGATGTGGTGCTGCTGCAATACGAGGGTGAGCCACATCACCTCAAGCAGTATGGAAACAAGCTCGATTACAGCGTCCGTATGAAAGAGTATTTCGACCATTACCTGAAGGGTGTGCCTGCCCCTGAATGGCTTAAACAGGGCGAGCCGTACCGTGAGTACGATAAGGCCGACTGA